The stretch of DNA GAATAAAAGATAGGAAATAATGTACAATGGCAGctgtattttccctcttttccccatctttttattgaaaaaaaaaagttaatttctcattttcagtaaaatatttttgcttgaagTATTTGCTTTTTACGTTCATTTAATACAATTTGCTTTTTACATTAAATTAATAGCAATGCCATTATTATCCTGttatcttttaaagaaatgttagtAATGGCAGTGACaatgatattttgttttattttaggatttttccttccatctccTTGACAAATGCTTTAAGTTCCCAAAAATCATGAActgttttttctgaaattgttgAGGCTGATACAAGCAGAGTGGagggctattttttttttagtcctgCAAAGCTACCTGGTATTTGAAATGCTGAGAAGGAAACTACGTTTTTTCCACAACTCACGCTTCAGACTTTTCTTGGGTCTAACTCTGATTTTAGTgatcatttcagttttgaaagttaaccagaaagaaaacttcttaaATCGAAGACATCTAGAGCTGACTAAGGAAGACCCTATTGGTGATGTTAACTGCACCAAGATACTGGAGGGTGATATAGAAGAAATTCAAAAGGTAAAGCTTGAAACATTATCAGTGTCATTTAAGAAGCATCCCAAACTAACAACCAATGACTATATTAACATGACAGCAGACTGTGCCTCTTTCACCAAGATGAGGAAGTACATTATGGAACCTCTCAGCAATGAAGAAGCAGAATTTCCGATTGCTTACTCGATAGTGGTTTATCACAAAATTGAGATGCTTGACAGACTTCTGAGATCAATCTATGCTCCTCAGAATTTTTACTGCATCCATGTTGACAGAAAGTCTCCAGAATCTTTTTTTACAGCTGTGAAAGGAATAGTCTCATGTTTTGATAATGTCTTTATATCCAGCCAGTTAGAGAGTGTTGTATATGCCTCATGGAGCAGGGTGCAGGCAGATATTAATTGCATGAAAGATCTCTATAGAAGAAGTTCAAACTGGAAATATCTAATAAACCTCTGTGGCATGGACTTTCCTATAAAGACCAACCAGGAAATAGTAGAGAAATTAAAAGCCCTTAAAGGTGAAAACAgcttggaaacagaaaaaatgcctGTTTATAAAGAAGTAAGGTGGAAAAAACACTATGAGATTGTTGACGGTAAAGTGAAAAACACAGGTATAGACAAACAGCTACCACCTCTCAATACTCCAATTTTTTCTGGTAGTGCCTATTTTGTAGTTAGCAGAAGATTTGTGGAGTACGTattagaaaacagcaaaatcctCAAATTTATTGAGTGGGCAAAGGACACTTACAGCCCTGATGAGTACCTGTGGGCAACAATTCAGAGAATCCCTGATGTCCCAGGTGCTGTTTCTTCTAGTGACAAGTATGACGTTTCTGACATGAATGCGCTGGCCCGGTTTGTCAAGTGGCAGTACTTTGAAGGAGACGTGTCTAAAGGTGCGCCCTACCCACCGTGCAGTGGAGTTCATGTTCGTTCCGTCTGCGTGTTTGGGGTAGGAGACCTGAACTGGATGCTGCGAAACCACCACTTCTTTGCTAATAAGTTTGATACTGATGTTGACCCTTTTGCAGTGAAATGTTTGGAAGAATATTTGCGACACAAAGCTTTGTATTTgcaaaagaactgaaatactgCATGCTCCTGCTATGAAACACAGGTCCAAATAACAAACAGCTGTATATTTTAACAGGCAAcgctggtggtggtggtggtggtgatgatgaGTATGATGA from Numida meleagris isolate 19003 breed g44 Domestic line chromosome Z, NumMel1.0, whole genome shotgun sequence encodes:
- the GCNT1 gene encoding beta-1,3-galactosyl-O-glycosyl-glycoprotein beta-1,6-N-acetylglucosaminyltransferase, which codes for MLRRKLRFFHNSRFRLFLGLTLILVIISVLKVNQKENFLNRRHLELTKEDPIGDVNCTKILEGDIEEIQKVKLETLSVSFKKHPKLTTNDYINMTADCASFTKMRKYIMEPLSNEEAEFPIAYSIVVYHKIEMLDRLLRSIYAPQNFYCIHVDRKSPESFFTAVKGIVSCFDNVFISSQLESVVYASWSRVQADINCMKDLYRRSSNWKYLINLCGMDFPIKTNQEIVEKLKALKGENSLETEKMPVYKEVRWKKHYEIVDGKVKNTGIDKQLPPLNTPIFSGSAYFVVSRRFVEYVLENSKILKFIEWAKDTYSPDEYLWATIQRIPDVPGAVSSSDKYDVSDMNALARFVKWQYFEGDVSKGAPYPPCSGVHVRSVCVFGVGDLNWMLRNHHFFANKFDTDVDPFAVKCLEEYLRHKALYLQKN